A region from the Flexibacter flexilis DSM 6793 genome encodes:
- the gltB gene encoding glutamate synthase large subunit: MSKLFYDFKDSCGCGFIANIYNKPSRGITDDAITALSRMVHRGAIAADGKSGDGCGFLFSMPRAFMQQIAKDYGYDLPEKFAVAMLFFSDESQKDIVSNICAEYDLKLLFYRPVPLNTDVLGEQALADLPLITQAFIVPNSLMAARRFASVLYLVRKHIEHTFSQDDRFYVASFSDKVISYKGLVMPDKLETFYLDLQERTFETGFVMFHQRFSTNTLPKWALAQPFRMLAHNGEINSIEANRYIMQVSTESVESDVFSQEEMQNILPILDTRTSDSGSVDNMFEFLLENGVDFFKAVRCMFPPAWQNLPKNDADIRAFYEYKSTNFEAWDGPAAVNITDGRYLATVMDRNGLRPAKYVITSDDRMLIASELGVLDIPEEKILKQGKLNGGEMIALDTRYGQILSNDDIRDYVKNSQPYQEWLNKHQIYVVEHVEENFADHTDYQYADLVRMQRYHNYTNEVMESIISPMAEQGKEETGSMGDDTPMACFSNIRRHFTDYFRQRFAQVTNPPLDPLREKLIMSSSITLGQRGNILKESPENAIGIRLSSPILSKERLDVISSFGNSSMPQYQPHYKNRVFYTNFAGDLRASLHDLAESIVSAVRNDGVRLVILDDRHLSANEALMPMPMVIGYVNAALFKQKIRGLVSLMVISGEVHDAHSCAVMIALGATAVYPYLLFASTLSLVERKANLYNGTLNRRKKEALKNVNKAMNAGLLKIMSKMGICAIDSYHHSNLFDIIGLGKDVTEDCFEHANSILHGLTYSDIEQKIWEYHTKTFPKVEYQKQYALEVGSYYKFMPKGEYHDYSPDVSQGIRKFAVSHSAADYEAIRQRVNKRELFMIRDFLSLKKTPQPLPLSEVEPIENITRRFNSAAMSLGSISPEAHEAIAEAMNRLGGMSNSGEGGEDKKRYGTLRNSSIKQIASGRFGVTPEYLRSAKELQIKLAQGAKPGEGGQLPGNKVTPLIASLRYTIPGITLISPPPHHDIYSIEDLAQLIFDLKQVNPQARVSVKLVSSLGVGTIAAGVAKAYADKIIISGYDGGTGAAQLSSIKHAGNPWELGIVEAHNALKANNLRKMVELQVDGGLKTGLDVVKAAILGAESFGFGTVLLSTIGCKILRVCHLNKCSVGIATQETTLREHFKGTTEGIIQYLRQVAQEVREILAELGYKSLDEIVGRTELLEVVNHPKAAKFDFSFLLSNLNGTNTQQHWRNEPFDKHLFEKYVYEDVKKAIQNPKQQIFTEYSISNTNRSFGAYISGVIAEKYGDKGLPKNTINISLKGNAGQSLGVFLIEGLNISLTGNANDYVGKGMSGGRIVVVPEDVRKEKAIAGNTCLYGATGGQVFIAGKAGERFAVRNSGALAVVEGTGDHACEYMTGGTVVILGETGYNFGAGMTGGAAFVYDANLTFFDRVNMELVKLERIDTEDGEEARRYLKEMLKTFYQHTQSPRAKALLDNFLGELRFFWLVTPKGLTSPLINPFEGN; the protein is encoded by the coding sequence ATGAGCAAGTTATTTTACGACTTTAAAGACAGTTGCGGTTGCGGCTTTATTGCCAATATTTATAACAAACCTTCTCGCGGAATTACAGATGATGCCATCACGGCACTGAGTCGCATGGTACACCGTGGCGCGATAGCTGCCGACGGTAAGAGCGGCGACGGTTGTGGCTTTTTGTTTTCGATGCCAAGGGCTTTTATGCAGCAAATCGCCAAAGATTATGGCTACGATTTACCCGAAAAATTTGCGGTAGCTATGCTTTTCTTTTCCGATGAGTCGCAAAAGGATATAGTAAGCAATATTTGCGCCGAATACGATCTTAAACTATTGTTTTACAGACCTGTACCCCTCAATACGGACGTGTTGGGCGAACAGGCTTTGGCCGATTTGCCACTCATTACGCAGGCGTTTATTGTGCCCAATTCGCTGATGGCGGCACGCCGTTTTGCGTCGGTGCTGTACTTGGTGCGCAAGCACATCGAACATACATTTTCCCAAGACGACCGCTTTTATGTGGCTTCTTTTTCGGATAAAGTAATCAGTTATAAGGGTTTGGTGATGCCCGACAAACTCGAAACTTTTTATTTGGATTTGCAAGAAAGGACTTTCGAAACGGGTTTCGTGATGTTTCACCAGCGATTTTCTACCAATACTTTGCCCAAATGGGCTTTGGCGCAGCCGTTCAGAATGTTGGCGCACAATGGCGAGATAAATTCCATTGAAGCCAACCGTTACATTATGCAAGTAAGTACGGAAAGTGTTGAAAGTGATGTGTTTAGCCAAGAGGAAATGCAAAATATTTTGCCGATTCTGGACACACGCACCAGCGACAGCGGCTCGGTGGACAATATGTTTGAGTTTTTGTTGGAAAATGGTGTGGACTTTTTCAAGGCTGTGCGCTGTATGTTCCCGCCAGCTTGGCAAAATTTGCCCAAAAACGATGCCGATATTCGCGCTTTTTACGAATACAAAAGTACCAACTTTGAGGCTTGGGACGGCCCTGCGGCGGTAAACATCACCGACGGGCGTTATTTGGCGACGGTAATGGACAGAAACGGCCTTCGCCCTGCCAAATACGTGATTACTTCGGATGATAGAATGCTTATTGCCAGTGAGTTGGGTGTTTTGGATATTCCAGAAGAAAAAATCTTGAAACAAGGTAAACTCAACGGCGGTGAAATGATCGCCTTAGACACACGCTACGGCCAAATCCTTTCTAACGATGACATTCGGGACTACGTGAAAAACTCGCAGCCGTATCAAGAATGGCTCAACAAGCACCAAATTTATGTGGTGGAACACGTGGAAGAAAATTTTGCTGACCACACCGACTACCAATATGCCGATTTGGTGCGAATGCAACGCTATCACAACTACACTAACGAGGTGATGGAGAGCATTATCAGCCCAATGGCCGAGCAAGGAAAAGAAGAAACGGGTTCGATGGGCGACGATACGCCAATGGCTTGTTTTAGCAATATTCGTCGTCATTTTACGGACTATTTCCGCCAACGATTTGCGCAGGTAACCAACCCGCCACTTGACCCGTTGCGCGAAAAACTGATTATGTCTTCGTCCATTACGTTGGGGCAGCGCGGCAATATCCTGAAAGAGTCGCCCGAAAATGCGATTGGGATTCGTTTGAGCAGCCCGATTTTGTCCAAAGAACGTTTGGACGTGATTTCCAGCTTCGGCAATAGCAGTATGCCGCAGTATCAGCCGCATTACAAAAACCGTGTTTTTTACACGAATTTTGCAGGGGATTTGCGTGCTTCGTTGCATGATTTGGCCGAAAGTATTGTGAGTGCCGTGCGAAACGATGGCGTGCGTTTGGTGATTCTGGACGACCGTCATTTGTCTGCCAATGAAGCACTTATGCCAATGCCAATGGTGATTGGCTACGTGAACGCGGCTTTGTTTAAGCAAAAAATACGCGGCTTGGTGTCTTTGATGGTGATTTCGGGCGAAGTACACGACGCGCACTCTTGCGCCGTGATGATAGCTTTAGGCGCGACGGCGGTGTATCCGTATTTGCTTTTTGCTTCGACGCTTTCTTTGGTAGAACGCAAAGCGAATTTGTATAACGGTACGCTGAATCGCCGCAAAAAAGAAGCCCTCAAAAACGTGAACAAAGCCATGAATGCGGGTTTGCTCAAGATTATGTCCAAAATGGGCATTTGCGCCATAGACAGCTATCATCACAGTAATTTGTTTGATATTATTGGTTTGGGTAAAGACGTTACGGAAGATTGTTTTGAACATGCCAATTCCATTCTGCACGGCCTGACGTACAGCGATATAGAACAAAAAATTTGGGAATATCATACCAAAACTTTCCCGAAAGTTGAATATCAAAAACAATACGCACTCGAAGTGGGTAGCTATTACAAATTTATGCCAAAAGGCGAGTATCACGACTATTCGCCCGACGTGTCGCAGGGTATCCGCAAATTTGCGGTGAGCCATTCGGCAGCCGACTACGAGGCCATTCGTCAGCGCGTGAACAAACGCGAATTGTTTATGATTCGCGACTTTTTGTCTTTGAAAAAAACGCCTCAACCTTTGCCGCTGAGTGAAGTTGAGCCAATCGAAAATATTACGCGTCGTTTCAATTCGGCGGCCATGAGTTTGGGTTCTATTTCCCCCGAAGCGCATGAAGCTATTGCCGAAGCCATGAACCGTTTGGGCGGTATGTCCAATTCGGGCGAGGGTGGCGAGGACAAAAAACGTTACGGCACGTTGCGCAACAGCAGCATTAAGCAAATTGCTTCTGGACGTTTTGGCGTTACACCCGAATATTTGCGCAGCGCGAAAGAGTTGCAAATCAAGTTGGCGCAAGGCGCAAAACCTGGCGAAGGCGGGCAGTTGCCTGGCAATAAAGTAACGCCGCTTATCGCTTCGTTGCGCTACACGATACCGGGCATTACGCTGATTTCGCCGCCGCCGCATCACGATATTTATTCTATCGAAGATTTGGCGCAATTGATTTTTGACCTAAAACAAGTGAATCCGCAAGCACGCGTAAGCGTGAAACTGGTTTCTTCGTTGGGTGTCGGGACGATTGCGGCGGGTGTGGCCAAAGCCTACGCCGACAAAATTATTATTTCGGGCTACGATGGCGGTACGGGTGCGGCGCAACTCTCGTCCATAAAACACGCTGGCAACCCTTGGGAACTGGGAATTGTGGAAGCACATAACGCCCTGAAAGCAAATAATTTGCGCAAAATGGTAGAGTTGCAAGTAGATGGCGGCCTCAAAACAGGTTTGGACGTGGTGAAAGCGGCCATTTTGGGCGCAGAATCGTTTGGATTCGGTACGGTGCTACTTTCTACGATTGGTTGCAAAATTTTGCGCGTTTGTCACCTGAACAAATGTAGTGTGGGCATCGCCACGCAAGAGACAACCTTGCGCGAGCATTTCAAAGGCACGACGGAAGGCATTATCCAATATTTGCGACAAGTGGCGCAGGAAGTCCGCGAAATTTTGGCGGAATTGGGTTATAAATCTTTGGACGAAATCGTAGGCCGCACAGAGCTTTTGGAGGTGGTGAATCACCCGAAAGCCGCCAAGTTTGATTTCTCGTTTTTGTTGAGCAATCTCAACGGCACGAACACGCAACAGCATTGGCGCAACGAGCCTTTCGACAAGCATTTGTTTGAAAAATACGTGTACGAAGACGTAAAGAAAGCGATTCAAAATCCTAAGCAACAGATATTTACAGAATATAGCATTAGCAACACAAACCGTAGTTTTGGGGCGTATATTAGTGGTGTAATCGCTGAGAAATACGGCGATAAAGGTTTGCCCAAAAACACGATTAACATTAGCCTGAAAGGAAATGCGGGGCAGTCGTTGGGCGTGTTTTTGATAGAAGGTTTGAATATTTCGCTCACAGGCAACGCCAACGATTATGTGGGCAAAGGCATGAGCGGAGGCCGCATCGTGGTAGTGCCCGAAGATGTGCGCAAAGAAAAAGCCATTGCGGGCAACACGTGTTTGTATGGTGCGACGGGCGGGCAAGTGTTCATTGCGGGCAAGGCTGGCGAACGTTTTGCGGTGCGCAATTCGGGAGCGTTGGCGGTGGTGGAAGGTACTGGCGACCACGCTTGCGAGTACATGACGGGCGGAACAGTTGTGATTTTGGGTGAAACTGGCTATAATTTTGGGGCAGGCATGACAGGCGGGGCGGCTTTCGTTTATGATGCGAATCTTACGTTTTTTGATAGGGTGAATATGGAGCTTGTAAAGCTCGAACGTATAGATACTGAGGACGGAGAGGAGGCACGTCGCTATCTCAAAGAAATGCTCAAAACATTCTATCAGCATACGCAAAGTCCGCGTGCCAAAGCATTGTTAGACAACTTTTTAGGAGAACTTCGCTTCTTCTGGTTGGTTACGCCCAAAGGCCTAACATCTCCTCTCATTAATCCATTTGAAGGCAACTAA
- a CDS encoding efflux RND transporter periplasmic adaptor subunit: protein MKNIFLSLSVLLLLFSCKKQEQPEQMSQTFVLSSKMLATTKVEKAKYENLKNELNYYGKITADNNKLIEVFPVVGGNVTQVFVELGDYVQKGKVLALIRSMEVAGFENEMEDAKNDVVVAKNNLKVVQDLVEGNLNTEQELLEAKSQLQKAEAHLQRISETYKIYNLKKGAIYEVRSPIDGFIIQKNINQNMLLRSDKTDNIFDIAEINDVWAIANVNETDISQIKLGIDASVTTLSYPDSIFYGKVDKIYSVIDPETKSMKVRIKLHNNKFLLKPEMRANIKLSYTDNDQMIAVPSAAIIFDKSKNFVMIFKDRNNITTKQVEVFRQLGNTTYISSGLKEGEQVITANQLLIYDALND from the coding sequence ATGAAAAATATATTTTTATCCTTATCAGTGTTGCTTTTGCTTTTTTCGTGCAAAAAACAAGAACAACCAGAGCAAATGAGTCAAACTTTTGTGTTGAGTAGTAAAATGTTGGCTACTACAAAAGTCGAAAAAGCCAAATATGAAAACCTGAAAAATGAACTCAATTATTACGGAAAAATAACCGCAGACAACAATAAACTGATTGAAGTATTTCCTGTTGTAGGCGGAAATGTAACACAAGTTTTTGTGGAATTGGGCGACTATGTACAAAAAGGAAAAGTATTGGCTCTGATTCGCAGTATGGAAGTGGCAGGCTTTGAAAACGAAATGGAAGATGCCAAAAATGATGTGGTAGTTGCCAAAAATAATTTGAAAGTGGTGCAAGACCTTGTTGAAGGAAATTTGAATACTGAACAAGAATTATTGGAAGCAAAAAGCCAGTTGCAAAAAGCCGAAGCACATTTGCAACGTATTAGCGAAACATACAAAATTTATAACCTTAAAAAGGGTGCAATTTATGAGGTTCGTTCGCCGATAGATGGTTTTATTATTCAGAAAAATATTAACCAAAATATGCTTTTAAGAAGTGATAAAACGGATAATATTTTTGATATAGCCGAAATAAATGACGTTTGGGCAATTGCGAATGTAAACGAAACAGACATCAGTCAAATTAAACTTGGGATAGATGCTTCTGTAACAACTTTGAGTTATCCTGATAGCATTTTTTATGGAAAAGTAGATAAAATTTATAGTGTAATTGATCCCGAAACAAAATCCATGAAAGTACGGATTAAATTACATAATAATAAATTTCTGTTGAAGCCAGAAATGCGCGCAAATATTAAATTGTCTTATACAGATAATGACCAAATGATTGCAGTTCCTTCTGCTGCTATTATTTTTGATAAAAGCAAAAATTTTGTAATGATATTTAAGGACAGAAATAATATAACTACAAAGCAAGTAGAAGTATTCAGACAGCTTGGTAATACTACTTATATTTCTTCTGGTTTAAAGGAGGGAGAGCAGGTAATAACTGCTAATCAATTGCTAATATACGATGCGCTAAATGACTAA
- a CDS encoding TolC family protein yields the protein MVLLFLLFFLKNNLSAQQQLTVTQCEELLQKNNLYLLAEQYNIDASKAALIQAKIWEQPYFSGEINAINPADNRYFDAGKNGQKSFAIQQLIYLGGKKRNEVAFAKSNIILSELQYEQLLRSLKFQLAQSFYTIYYDQIKANSIRTQINSIDSLTKAYETQVSKGNIPLKDLVRLQSLSISLKNELMEIDKNILQEQQNLRLLTSAESPIIPIISDTNNMATLLNKPMPNVSNIEQLAVEKNTDYLYYQKVAESNELMLKWQKSMAVPDLNIGAAYDQRGGAFNNQVGLTFGIPLPLWNQNKGNIQAAKVQVMQSKTLKEQKLQELKYGIQTSYEILQQQRNLYHQFSVNVTQNMQKVYEGFLYNFHKKNVSLIEFTDFMESYNQTIVSFNEMKKNIVVSGENINFLANEKIF from the coding sequence TTGGTATTGTTATTTTTATTATTTTTTTTAAAAAATAATTTGTCGGCACAGCAGCAACTCACTGTTACACAGTGCGAAGAGTTGCTGCAAAAAAATAATTTGTATTTGCTTGCAGAGCAGTATAATATAGATGCCAGCAAAGCGGCACTTATTCAAGCAAAAATATGGGAACAGCCATATTTTTCGGGCGAAATAAATGCCATCAACCCCGCAGATAATCGCTATTTTGATGCAGGAAAAAATGGACAAAAGTCTTTTGCTATTCAACAACTTATTTATCTTGGTGGCAAAAAAAGAAATGAAGTTGCTTTTGCAAAATCGAATATTATTTTGTCAGAATTGCAATACGAACAACTGTTAAGAAGCCTTAAATTTCAACTTGCACAAAGTTTTTATACTATTTACTACGATCAAATAAAAGCAAATAGTATTCGTACACAAATAAATAGTATTGACAGCCTTACAAAGGCTTATGAGACGCAAGTAAGCAAAGGAAATATCCCGCTAAAAGACTTGGTCAGACTGCAATCTTTGTCTATTTCACTTAAAAATGAACTAATGGAAATAGATAAAAATATATTGCAAGAACAACAAAATTTAAGACTTCTTACAAGTGCTGAAAGTCCGATTATTCCCATTATTTCAGACACCAATAATATGGCTACACTCTTAAACAAACCTATGCCTAATGTGAGCAATATAGAACAGTTAGCCGTTGAAAAAAATACAGACTATTTGTATTATCAAAAAGTAGCAGAAAGCAATGAACTAATGCTTAAATGGCAAAAATCTATGGCTGTTCCAGACCTTAATATAGGAGCTGCTTACGATCAAAGAGGAGGCGCATTTAATAACCAAGTGGGCTTAACATTCGGAATCCCGTTGCCGCTATGGAATCAAAATAAAGGAAATATTCAGGCTGCTAAAGTACAGGTAATGCAAAGCAAAACACTTAAAGAACAAAAATTGCAAGAGTTGAAATATGGCATACAAACTTCGTATGAAATTTTGCAGCAGCAACGCAATTTATACCACCAATTTTCTGTAAATGTTACTCAAAATATGCAAAAAGTATATGAAGGATTTTTGTATAATTTTCATAAGAAAAATGTGTCTTTAATTGAATTTACGGACTTTATGGAAAGCTATAATCAGACAATTGTATCTTTCAACGAAATGAAGAAAAATATAGTTGTATCTGGTGAAAATATCAACTTTTTAGCCAACGAAAAAATATTCTAA
- a CDS encoding efflux RND transporter permease subunit, with amino-acid sequence MNKIIKNIIAFSLKHKGFTFFWVAILVISGFFAFKNMPIEAFPDVTNTQIIIVAEWNGRSAEEIERFVTTPIEIAMNPVQKKTSVRSVTMFGLSVIKIIFEDGIGDFFARQQVNNQLRNVSLPDGVEPDVQPPYGPTGEIFRYTLKSKDRDTRDLLTIQNWMIDRQLRAVSGVADIVAFGGQTKTYDVSVDPNRLSKYNITPLQVFQAVNQSNINVGGDIIEKNSQAYVVRGVGLIKSIQDIENIIVDEAGENPILVKNVADVKESSYPRVGQTGLNDNDDVVEGIVVMRKDENPQEVLARVKAKIEELNTEILPKDVKMETFYDRDNLMEYTTSTVMHNMLEGIIFVTVIVFLFMADWRTTITVSIIIPLALLFAFLCLKLKGMSANLLSLGAVDFGIIIDGAVVMVEGIFVALDHIAHKRGMDNYNKLAIGSIIKRTGSELGKAIFFSKLIIITALLPIFSFQKVEGKMFSPLAYTLGFALLGALIFTLTLVPVLCHIFLDKNVREKDNKFVNFWNSIVEKGFNWTFAHKKITLIASSVFIAIICFSAKFLGTEFLPQLNEGALWVTAELPISYGQEPSVQWAKIISTEIRKTKEVNSVLFQEGRSNDGTDPNGFNFLQFQVDLKSKDQWGGKTVDDIIREIDSNLANYQGIVYNYSQPIMDNVAEAAAGIKASNAIKIYGDDLNQLDELATQVIKQIQGIEGIKDVGILRNVGQPEISVLLDREKMAAYGVNVSDAQAVLEMAFGGKTATQKYEGERKFDVRVRYEKEYRKDENDIANLKVPTIQGAKIPLKSISTIRRITGPAFIYRDNTKRFIGVKFSVRDRDLGSTIAEAQAKVFKNIKLPTGCTIGWTGEFENQVRATGRLAQMVPISLIGIFVLLFIMFGNAKDSLLVLANVPFAIVGGIIALHVTGMNFGISGGVGFIALFGICIQNGVILISEFHKNTRDRMKLELAIKEAIKARTRPVVMTALMASIGLLPAAISTGIGSESQKPLAIVIIGGLATATVLTLLVFPIIYWVFYRTKHVSIDE; translated from the coding sequence ATGAATAAAATAATCAAAAATATTATAGCCTTTTCGCTCAAACATAAAGGCTTTACTTTTTTCTGGGTTGCTATCTTAGTTATTTCTGGATTTTTTGCGTTCAAAAATATGCCAATTGAGGCGTTTCCTGATGTTACCAATACGCAAATAATTATTGTAGCAGAATGGAATGGACGTAGTGCAGAAGAGATAGAACGTTTTGTAACGACCCCCATCGAAATTGCGATGAATCCTGTCCAAAAAAAGACAAGTGTTCGAAGTGTTACTATGTTTGGATTGTCCGTAATTAAGATCATTTTTGAAGATGGTATTGGTGATTTTTTTGCGCGGCAACAGGTAAATAATCAGCTCCGAAATGTGTCTTTGCCAGATGGTGTAGAGCCTGATGTGCAACCACCTTACGGCCCAACTGGCGAGATTTTTCGCTATACACTCAAGAGTAAAGACCGCGATACGCGCGACTTGCTAACCATTCAAAATTGGATGATAGACAGGCAATTACGTGCCGTTTCGGGCGTGGCGGATATTGTGGCTTTTGGCGGACAAACCAAGACCTACGATGTGAGCGTGGATCCTAATCGTTTATCGAAATATAATATCACGCCTTTGCAAGTTTTTCAGGCCGTAAATCAGAGTAATATCAACGTCGGGGGCGATATTATTGAGAAAAATTCACAGGCTTATGTAGTGCGTGGCGTGGGTTTAATTAAATCCATACAAGATATTGAAAATATTATTGTAGATGAAGCGGGAGAAAATCCAATTTTGGTAAAAAATGTAGCTGATGTAAAGGAAAGTTCTTATCCACGTGTTGGCCAAACTGGATTAAATGATAATGATGATGTGGTAGAAGGCATTGTAGTGATGCGAAAGGATGAAAATCCACAAGAAGTCTTGGCACGTGTAAAGGCAAAAATAGAAGAATTGAATACTGAAATTTTGCCAAAAGATGTCAAAATGGAAACGTTTTATGATCGTGATAATTTGATGGAATATACCACATCTACTGTAATGCATAATATGTTAGAAGGCATCATTTTCGTTACGGTAATTGTGTTTCTTTTTATGGCTGACTGGCGCACTACAATTACAGTTTCTATTATTATTCCATTGGCATTATTATTTGCTTTTTTGTGTCTAAAACTCAAAGGAATGAGTGCGAATTTACTTTCTTTGGGTGCGGTAGATTTCGGAATTATTATAGATGGTGCGGTGGTAATGGTGGAAGGAATTTTTGTGGCACTTGACCATATTGCGCACAAGCGTGGCATGGACAATTATAATAAATTGGCGATTGGTAGCATAATTAAACGAACTGGTTCGGAATTAGGCAAGGCTATTTTCTTTTCAAAACTCATTATTATTACAGCATTATTGCCTATTTTTTCTTTCCAAAAAGTAGAAGGAAAAATGTTTTCGCCGCTGGCTTATACACTCGGTTTTGCGTTGCTGGGAGCTTTGATATTTACGCTTACTTTAGTGCCTGTACTTTGTCATATTTTCTTAGATAAAAACGTAAGAGAAAAGGATAATAAATTCGTTAATTTCTGGAATAGCATTGTAGAAAAAGGCTTTAATTGGACGTTTGCACATAAGAAAATAACGTTAATTGCTTCTAGTGTATTTATTGCCATTATTTGCTTTTCTGCCAAATTTTTGGGAACGGAATTTTTGCCACAATTAAATGAAGGAGCTTTGTGGGTAACTGCCGAACTTCCAATTAGTTATGGACAAGAACCATCGGTACAATGGGCTAAAATTATTTCGACTGAAATCCGAAAAACCAAAGAAGTCAATAGTGTTTTGTTTCAAGAAGGGCGTTCTAATGATGGTACAGATCCGAACGGGTTTAACTTTCTGCAATTTCAAGTGGATTTGAAGTCCAAAGACCAATGGGGAGGCAAAACAGTAGATGATATTATTCGTGAAATTGATAGTAATCTCGCTAATTATCAGGGAATTGTCTATAATTATTCGCAGCCAATCATGGACAATGTGGCGGAAGCTGCCGCAGGGATTAAAGCCTCTAATGCTATCAAAATTTATGGTGATGACCTCAATCAATTGGATGAGTTGGCCACGCAAGTAATTAAGCAAATTCAGGGCATTGAGGGCATCAAGGATGTGGGCATTTTGCGCAACGTGGGACAACCCGAAATAAGTGTACTGCTTGACCGCGAGAAAATGGCGGCTTACGGCGTGAATGTTTCGGATGCGCAGGCCGTTTTGGAAATGGCTTTTGGGGGCAAAACCGCCACGCAAAAATATGAAGGCGAACGTAAATTTGATGTGCGCGTGCGCTATGAAAAAGAGTATAGAAAAGATGAAAATGACATTGCAAACCTGAAAGTACCGACGATTCAGGGCGCGAAAATTCCACTAAAATCCATCTCAACGATTCGGCGAATCACGGGGCCAGCTTTTATTTATCGCGACAATACCAAACGTTTTATTGGCGTGAAATTCTCGGTACGCGACCGCGATTTGGGAAGCACGATTGCTGAAGCGCAAGCTAAAGTGTTCAAAAATATCAAATTGCCGACAGGCTGCACGATTGGCTGGACGGGCGAGTTTGAAAATCAGGTGCGTGCCACTGGCCGTTTGGCGCAAATGGTACCTATTAGTTTGATTGGAATTTTTGTGTTGCTGTTCATCATGTTCGGTAATGCCAAAGATTCGCTATTGGTGTTGGCCAATGTGCCTTTTGCGATTGTGGGCGGCATCATTGCGCTGCACGTTACGGGCATGAACTTCGGTATTTCGGGAGGCGTGGGCTTTATTGCCTTGTTCGGGATTTGTATTCAGAATGGCGTAATCTTGATTTCGGAATTTCATAAAAATACCCGCGACCGCATGAAACTGGAATTGGCCATCAAAGAAGCCATCAAAGCACGTACGCGACCCGTGGTAATGACCGCACTCATGGCCTCGATTGGCTTGCTTCCTGCCGCTATTAGCACGGGCATTGGTTCAGAATCTCAAAAGCCTTTGGCTATCGTAATTATAGGCGGTTTGGCGACGGCCACCGTACTTACTTTGCTTGTTTTCCCGATTATTTATTGGGTGTTCTATCGCACGAAACACGTAAGCATTGACGAATAA